The following proteins are encoded in a genomic region of Cricetulus griseus strain 17A/GY chromosome 7, alternate assembly CriGri-PICRH-1.0, whole genome shotgun sequence:
- the Psmc3ip gene encoding homologous-pairing protein 2 homolog → MSKSRAEAAAGAPGIILRYLQEQNRPYSAQDVFGNLQKEHGLGKAAVVKALDQLAQQGKIKEKTYGKQKIYFADQDQFDIVSDADLHSLDANIVALTAKVQSLQQSCRHMEAELKELTSALTTPEMQKEIQELKKECAHYIERLKNIKAATNHVTPEEREQVYKEKQKYCKEWRKRKRMTTDLCDAILEGYPKSKKQFFEEVGIETDEDHNVRLPDP, encoded by the exons ATGAGTAAAAGCCGAGCCGAGGCCGCGGCCGGAG CCCCCGGGATCATCCTGAGGTACCTGCAGGAGCAAAACCGGCCCTACAGCGCCCAGGACGTGTTCGGAAACCTGCAGAAGGAACATGGACTGGGCAAGGCG GCGGTGGTGAAGGCTCTGGATCAGCTGGCCCAGCAAGGCAAGATCAAGGAGAAGACGTACGGCAAGCAGAAAATTTATTTTGCAGACCAG GACCAGTTTGACATAGTGAGTGATGCTGACCTCCACAGCCTGGATGCCAACATTGTGGCCCTCACTGCCAAGGTGCAGAGCTTACAGCAAAGCTGCCGCCACATGGAGGCTG AGCTGAAGGAATTAACAAGTGCGCTGACCACTCCTGAGATGCAGAAAGAGATCCAGGAGTTAAAGAAGGAATGTGCtcactacatagagagactgaaGAACATCAAAGCAGCCACCAACCATGTCActccagaagagagagagcag GTGtacaaagaaaagcagaagtaTTGTAAAGAGTGGAGGAAGCGCAAGAGAATG ACCACAGACCTGTGTGATGCAATCCTTGAAGGATACCCCAAGAGCAAGAAACAGTTCTTT GAAGAAGTTGGCATAGAGACAGATGAAGATCACAATGTTAGGCTCCCAGACCCCTGA